Within the Cotesia glomerata isolate CgM1 linkage group LG6, MPM_Cglom_v2.3, whole genome shotgun sequence genome, the region GTAGAACCGAGTGTACAAAGCGATAATGTATGGGTAAAAAAAGCTGCATTTTTAACTGCGGCATCATTAGCTAAAGGTTGCTCTGAGTACATAAGATCTAAATACCTTGAATATTTTCTCAAATGTATCTATCAAGGAATCAAGCATAGTTCTCATATTGTGATGAGTGCTGCACTTTATGCTTTGGGTAAATTTTCCGAGTATCTCCAGCCGGAAATCAGTCAATATTCTCAAGAACTTTTGCCTGTACTTTTTGATTATCTCAGTCAAATGTGCGTACAcataaaacaagaaaaatctCAACCACCAGCAGTCGATTGTATGTTTTATGCACTTGAAACTTTTTGTGAAAATCTTAATGATGGAATCTTGCCGTACCTTCCAATTTTAATGGAACGTTTGTTTGAAACATTAAGTATAAATGCTCCAAATCATATTAAAGAATTGGCTCTAAGTGCTATTGGAGCTGCAGCAAACGCTGCTCAAGAACATATGGTTCCatattttccgaaaatcatcACAATTCTTGATCCTTATTTCACAATGGTGCCAGATGACAACACCATGAGCTTACAAGTGCAATCAATTGATACATTGGCTATTCTTATACGAACAATTGGAGAGGAAAATTTTGCGCCGTTAGTTGGAAAATCTTTAGATTTAGGCATGAAACTAATCACTGAAAATAATGATCCTGATATTAGAAAAGCTGTGTATGGATTATTTGGTTCTTTAGCGactataacaaaaaaaaatttagcaccAGCGCTTCCACAAATTTTAGAGTTTATCTTTAATAGCATTCAAAGTTCTGAAGGAGTTGTGGCTCATCTTAAAGAATTTGAAGACGCAGCTTATCCAATTTACGAAGATCTGAGTGATTCTGAAAATGATGATGAAGAAGATATCGAACATACTGACAATGAAGATGATGGTAATGATGATGACGATATAGCCGCTTACACACTTGGTGACTCTTACattgaagaaaaagaagaagctATTTTAGCATTACGTGATATAGCTCATTACACTGAAGAAGcttttttaccttatttagaAAAAGCATTCGAAGAAGTATTCAAGCTTGTAAATTACCCTCaagatgatattaaaaaagtatCTATTGATGCTTTAGCTCagttttgtataaatttttcaaaaatttattcaaatgaagGTAAACAAGCATTATTAAAAGCATTATCTGTTTTCATTCCTAAACTTTCAGAGCTTATTCGTCTGGATGTTGAAGCGGCAGTCGTAATAAGTGGGCTCGAGGCTCTTGCCGaacttttaaaagaaataaaaattgatgtactAGTTGGCGAAGGTCACAAAGAGGCTATAATGAATTGTGTGACAGATGTTTTTACTGGTAAAATTGAGTGTCAGGATCAAGAGGATGCAGAAGAAGACGATGAAGCTGAACAGGACGAATTTTTAGTAGAATGCGCTGGTGATGTACTTTCTAATTtcggaaaaattatttcagctGAAGAGTTCGCTCACTACTTTCAAACTGTTTTGCCGTTCCTCAAAGAGAGAACAAAACATGATAAATCTGATCCTCAAAGATCTTTCGCTGTCGGTACAATATCTGAATGTTTAGCTGCCCTTCGACATATGACAGCAAGTTTTGTACCTCAACTTTGGCCATTCTTTAAAAAGCGCATTCAGGATCCAAGTCCAGAAGTGAGAAATAATGCATACTATGGTATAGGAGAACTTGTTCTTTGGGGCAAAGAAGCTTTTCAATGTCATTATAACGAAATTATACTATTAGTTGCTAATGCGCTTCAAACTGAAGAACATCCTGGTCCTAGAGACAATATGGTTGGAATTATTGCTCGACTTATCATTACGaattattcattaatcaaTATTGAAGTCGTTTTTCCTGGTTTTGTACAACAATTACccttaaaaaaagattatgaAGAATATTTGTCTgtatttaaaagtatattaaCTCTTTATAGAGATAAACATGAAGTTCTTAAACCTCATATCCATACTCTTCTAATAATTTCGATTAATGTGCTGTATGAGAAGAAAGCTCCTAATGaaggtaaatttattaaattttatgcttgtaatgtaaataatcattttattgaaactgactattatttattatttttcagaaacTAAACAAGTTATTTTAGAGTTTATAAAATCTGTCCAAcaagatttttcaaatgagTGGAATGCTGTATTTTCTGAACTGCCACCAGACATGAGACAAATTCTTtcatgttaaaataaatgttaatttttaatgatgtaatataattttcaataccAATACttacaaagttaaaaaaaagtatataataCTTTGTTTATTAGACACTAATTAACACTGGGGTAAGttacgaaaaatttaatttttcttttttattattaaagtttattttgaaataGAAATTGTCATAGTAATAAAAGTGTAAAGGCGTTTTTCACACCGGGATATCATTTTatccatgaaaaaaatattatcgtCAGTAcatctataaattaaaaatatatagatatattttagcattgagtaaaattttatcctggattgaaaaatttgCCGTAAAATTATTCATGCTTAAATACGTAGAAGTTTGCATAGGAACTAATCATCATTTatatatcaaattaaaaaaaaattgatgtgtatgttatttttaatgaataaagtTTTCCATTTTTacacttaattttttgtcattacgATGAATTTCATTagttacaataatataaaattataaataatataagtgcATTTatatcattcaatattatcaattttatcattttcaagCATCAGTTAATcgcatatatatattaaaataaaaaaaataactatttaacAATTGGATCAagtatattattttcttagtaTGTAAACAAGAAAAATGATCTGACCacgtgatattttttttcacttttaatcataacaaaaaagttcataactaaaaaaaatgtgataaGAGATTCCGCAGGATAGCACTTATGATTTCCGTAATACATCGGCTATTTATGATATCAAGTGGTATTGTGATATCATAAGCATTATCAAAAGTATTACAGATAGGTCTAAATGGTCAGTCGATTTTCGTCAGACAAGAAGACTTGCATGTCTGCATTTTAGTTTGACAGTTTCGTTTTAATCTCAACAATAAATTGTGTACGACGGGACTGTAAAAGTATCGAAGTTAAAGTGTTTAACTGtgacaataatttattgaaaattatatgaataagtagttaaattttaaaattatttaaaattttttaataaaaaattgtagtaatttttgactcattaaacaatgaaatattttatcaaagcgtgaatatttaattgttaccAACATTTTGTCactaattgaaataaatatttgcatCTATTAATCCTTCAGAGATTTTTTAAAGCTGAAATAAAGCTAACAGATGGATTAATGTTTGTacgattaataattaagagattttattttcactctAAAAACTTCTCACAGAATGCAACCGATACTGTGGCCATATGAGAGAAAGTTAAACATGAACGTGATGCCGAAACACATTATTATTGCGTTCACCTATCAATCGTCCTTCGCTTGTGCCACTGACTAATACTTATTCTCGATTTTATCTTCATTTATATCactgaattttaataagtatttattgtaataaatcaTTGATGGGAAAAACTGAACAAATTAATATCTAAaccatttttataagaaaataaactaTCTTCATAACTAAAATCAATGGTTGAAAGTTAATTTGATGTATTATAGtcataaatgatattttatccgtgtttataataaaaatataaccagTTAACTTCCGGTTTTATGTTAAGTGACCTATTTCTATTATCTCTACAGACCTCTAAGCTTGAAGTGTTAAACCACTTTTTTACCAGCATAAGTGCTAGTCTGTGATAATAAAAGTGAGTgaataatgtaataaaatataaaatatatattgttaatgcaatgaagaaaaataaagcaaatttattatttataaaacatgctgcaataaaaaaaagataacaaTGAAtgagtatttattaaaagtaaccataatttaaaaagaatcaacattactaaaaatatttgaagatATGGATGTAGAATTAGTTACAAGAACATCACTTAGTTCCCTCAATAAAATAGACGATGGAAGAATTGTGTCACCGAATAGTCTTGACGAATGGACTTGGTCTAGTCTTCGGGTATGTTTAATTAAGTGaaatataaaactttaaatattaatttgtatcaTTTAAAAGAATATGGGTAcagatcacaaaatttttgagtatacagaaaaattttcttcactcaagaaaatattcatGAAGACAATCATTAGTCTACTGTCCCCACTACGAAACTTTTCTGGAAGTAATTGCCAaagtctatttttttttttaaatgcaaaaaaattaaagaaatccAATGGTGCAATTTGCACTCAAAATTTCGttgccgatttttttttatttataaaaaactgttGCAAAAAATGTTTCAGCTGACTACTATCAATATGTACGGAAATACTTTTTCCGTGGAGTTGTTTAAacgttataaatataaaagttcaaTGTTTTCTAAATCCAttagttacaaattttttataaaaatattcatttttaataacaaaataataaaattaaataaaaaaatacttgccTAACAGCTGAGCTTGTTACCGACACAGTCTGCGCAGCTCTTGAGTGGGGAAAGTTGCGCGCGCTGCTGGGTCCGTTTGAATTGCCACGGCGtatgacataaaattttcaataaattttttttttatcatttaaataatcgtgtttttcaaaaattattctcagaattattttaaactttaaagttgtatgaaaaaaaatattttttttaatgaaaaattattatttacttttgtaaaaaatgttttttttcatacaactttaaagtttaaaataattctgagaataatttttgaaaaacacgattatttaaatgataaaaaaaaaatttattgaaaattttatgtcataCGCCGTGGCAATTCAAACGGACCCAGCGGCGCGCGCAACTTTCCCCACTCAAGAGCTGCGCAGACTGTGTCGGTAACAAGCTCAGCTGTTAggcaagtatttttttatttaattttattattttgttattaaaaatgaatatttttataaaaaatttgtaaccaaTGGATTCAGAAAACAttgaacttttatatttatatcgtTTAAACAACTCCACGGAAAAAGTATTTCCGTACATATTGATTAAAGTCAGCTGAAACATTTTTTGCaacagttttttataaataaaaaaaaatcggcaaCGAAATTTTGCGTGAAAATTGCACCATTGgattcctttaatttttttacatttaaaaaaaaaatagacttTGGCAATTACTTCCAGAAAAGTTTCGTAGTAGGGACAGTAGACTACATTGTCTTAgcaagagtaaaattttactaagcgaaaataatttttcttagcttaagtaaattttttttctatatccGTGCGTGCGTATTTGTCTTTTGTTATTTACGgggctgattattttttttttcattatctcctaaattatttgttaatactGTATAATACATCAAACCTAAAAATGTCTTAATattttgacatttaatttttttgtcctaATCAAGTGGATAtacaaaaatctaaaatagttGTCCTTAAAGAGAATTGAatactctaaaaaaattttatatcaatttatgatattatTACTGTATACAAATTATTCATAGTCAAAGATGAGACAACGATAACTCTCAATGAATCAATTGATTTCAACCGAGTTTGTAACATTCAATGCATTTTTATTAAGCTTAGAGCTGTCTGAACTTCAAAATGagtcattaaaataatttggaatccatgcatcaaaaatataaatactttcTATTTATAATGTTTATTCATCAAGTTCTGACCGATTACCTGaaatctaatcagatctaaGTCGATAAACTCTTTCAACTACCATCTACCTGACCTCAATCGATTGATTCATTCCAAAGATATCATACGATAAATAATTTGCgcatataataaatatacccAACAAATGTTTATATCAGAAAATGTGCGAGACAAATTCCTTGAACCTTTAAACGATGAGATCTACAGAGAACTCGGATTTTGAAAGTTGATCCGAAactaacaatttatttataagccaatatttcaatgaatttatatacgatttttgagttttaaaattaaaataattttcttgaaattttatatacccttcaatttttataaaaattttgaacccgGTTGAAGTTAAAGTTTatgaaaactatttatttataaatctgaaaattttttggtttttttaaataaataaattataataaagaaaagtGTGAAACAGTTGGCAGCTTCATAACTCAGCATACCCGCTTTTTTCTTAAATgcctataaaattattattatatcaactATTTTCTACTTAGCGCGtctaaaatacatttaaaaagtacttaatttttaatagtttcttttatcaataacttaaaaaaaaacatcaatttacTGAAACGAGACTGCTAATCAAACAGACGTCTAAAAATAtgtatcaataattttttttaatttctgctaaatttttttttgtttttttgctaaaaaaattcttaaaaaatatcagatATCTATTAATTctaatatgttttttttttgcgtatTGAAAAttccacaaatttttttgctatattaaattaatactatCTTATCATCTATAATGATGTCCTATAAGAAGTATACTTCCTTTTTTTGGTATGCAATCTTTTGCTTGTATTGATACATCAATGGCAAATGACACATCCAAAATTCATCTACTTTACATGTAATAACTAAATGTGTTTTCTTTTGTATATCTGACTATCTGAGCTCATATAACTTgttcactgataaaaaaaacttttttttttttcaagaaaaaatttttctttagtatAGCTTGCATCGCCACTAATGTTTTAATACATACTCATATAAAATCAGATACGCGGAATTATTTCCGGGTATTTATAAATGCAAGATCATACTTGTCATACTTGCATCTAATGACAATAACATATACTTCATAACAGATAGTTCATTAACCTTAATCAATTGAATATAATCTTGATGgtcttttaattcataaaaatagtgtgtttatataaatatgaaatattaaaaaaaattttgcttgcGCTCATCCATCACATGTACAGTTTGCTGTTTGTTGTAGGTTATAGACATTAAACTGAACCCGTCAAACATAtttatgtatgattatatgTATTTTAACTGTCTTATATTGAATACTAGGTACTATACATACATTTAAATATATGGCAGGTAATGTATATTTACAATCTCAGTTGAATAATGAATGTCGTGGTATTGTTTACGTGTAAGTTCTGTGTATATAATCGTTGAAATTCATTCTTATAGTCCTCGAGTCTTTTATCATAATTGTTATtagattgaaataaaaataactgaaaaaatatttaaaattctctaaagttagtatttttattacagtCAACTAAGCTCGTATCATGACCTCTCTTAtgtctaataaattattttcttaatgaTGAACAGTCGACCGgtaaattatatgtaattctaaaaaattttttcactttcgACAATGAGTAACACCCGTGagttagtattaaaaataaaataaatgatttggaataatttattttcttatttgtaTCAACCACGTGGTTATatcggtaaaaaaaatttttatttttttattttacatattcaTTTTAGTACTTAAATATGAGAGGGAAAAACCtcttgattatttttcttatacaGTTTATGTTTACATTAGAATCAGATGTTTctcaattttagtaaaaatatcatttcaCTGCTGTTTTTAATCaaactttttataacttaaaaaaaaaaataaacttttttttctaacgaCGCAAATTATAACATaagcaaattaattttaattcgcGTAAGTTTTATTCTTGgtcgaaattattttgaatcattcaaCATTCAACATATATGTTATTACACCTCGAGTTTTTTATTAGCactttaatgataataaaattaactaata harbors:
- the LOC123268181 gene encoding importin-4-like; its protein translation is MEEILAKLLLADNEAIHQGTAELREALKNPESTLVLCQIIISSANPAIRHYGALLLRKRYTKTKYWSKLPINIKNEVKSILLQGLVNEADKNTKTGIAQLIGTIVKHELPNNGWPELFQFIQQLVSSANIIEKELGVFTLAQMTEIAPETYTAHLDSLAGLLVQTYSTLQDLGHPIAYYIIKIMLYLASLVEGNQAMVNAYNQMIPLAMGTIQTLSTKEPDKAQEAMELFDDLCEQAVTLISPHAKIFIHMCLTIGENKSLDDMLRVRALGSLAIIIRAKPRSIIKHKLMEPIVDTVFRVMCSPEDEEDDDEDSNDDNPTYTPVTRARETLVVMAIHLKSEKLVPLLLRHVEPSVQSDNVWVKKAAFLTAASLAKGCSEYIRSKYLEYFLKCIYQGIKHSSHIVMSAALYALGKFSEYLQPEISQYSQELLPVLFDYLSQMCVHIKQEKSQPPAVDCMFYALETFCENLNDGILPYLPILMERLFETLSINAPNHIKELALSAIGAAANAAQEHMVPYFPKIITILDPYFTMVPDDNTMSLQVQSIDTLAILIRTIGEENFAPLVGKSLDLGMKLITENNDPDIRKAVYGLFGSLATITKKNLAPALPQILEFIFNSIQSSEGVVAHLKEFEDAAYPIYEDLSDSENDDEEDIEHTDNEDDGNDDDDIAAYTLGDSYIEEKEEAILALRDIAHYTEEAFLPYLEKAFEEVFKLVNYPQDDIKKVSIDALAQFCINFSKIYSNEGKQALLKALSVFIPKLSELIRLDVEAAVVISGLEALAELLKEIKIDVLVGEGHKEAIMNCVTDVFTGKIECQDQEDAEEDDEAEQDEFLVECAGDVLSNFGKIISAEEFAHYFQTVLPFLKERTKHDKSDPQRSFAVGTISECLAALRHMTASFVPQLWPFFKKRIQDPSPEVRNNAYYGIGELVLWGKEAFQCHYNEIILLVANALQTEEHPGPRDNMVGIIARLIITNYSLINIEVVFPGFVQQLPLKKDYEEYLSVFKSILTLYRDKHEVLKPHIHTLLIISINVLYEKKAPNEETKQVILEFIKSVQQDFSNEWNAVFSELPPDMRQILSC